One Paraburkholderia aromaticivorans DNA segment encodes these proteins:
- a CDS encoding cytochrome C oxidase subunit IV family protein, giving the protein MDHTDPAHRPDTAHGQQHPIGIYLKIWGLLFVLSTMSYMVDYFHVQGLLRWALIVVLMIAKAGLIVSIFMHMMWERLALVYAILIPPLGLLVLMVLMAAEAHHTFGMRELFFH; this is encoded by the coding sequence ATGGACCACACCGATCCCGCCCATCGACCCGACACCGCGCACGGCCAGCAGCATCCGATCGGCATCTACCTGAAGATCTGGGGCCTGCTGTTCGTACTGAGCACGATGTCGTACATGGTGGATTACTTCCACGTGCAGGGCCTGCTGCGCTGGGCACTCATTGTCGTGCTCATGATCGCCAAGGCCGGGCTGATCGTGTCGATTTTCATGCACATGATGTGGGAGCGGTTGGCGCTGGTGTACGCCATCCTGATACCGCCCTTGGGCCTGCTGGTGCTGATGGTGCTGATGGCTGCCGAAGCGCATCACACCTTCGGCATGCGGGAACTCTTCTTCCACTGA
- a CDS encoding cupin domain-containing protein, producing the protein MQDQADWLTRFMELVTVTGKVEVRCAMRVPWAIEYAQAGAQELPYHVVLTGRAVFENVESGATYDLRPGDIALLPHGSAHVLHDGSGAAPAPTKVHTSGSLLVNESGGDGEAFDMLCGRFVVAPPHDRLTRSYLPLELVVRTEDSGTATQSLPQAERLSRLVALMRAEAMDNETGSGAVLNALSSALFALTLRTAGEAGQARTGMLALAAHPRLAPAAAAMFSDPARAWTLPELAGLCSMSRATFTRHFQASLGRSALDLLTDIRMSAAANALRKSTSSTEAVADLVGYQSVSAFRRVFTQRMGVTPGDWRQLHRAAIE; encoded by the coding sequence ATGCAAGATCAGGCCGACTGGCTCACCCGTTTCATGGAGCTCGTGACTGTCACGGGGAAAGTGGAAGTTCGCTGTGCGATGCGAGTTCCCTGGGCAATCGAATACGCTCAGGCCGGAGCCCAGGAATTGCCGTACCACGTTGTGCTGACCGGCAGGGCCGTGTTCGAGAACGTGGAATCCGGTGCAACCTACGACTTGCGACCGGGTGATATCGCTCTACTGCCACACGGTTCGGCGCACGTGTTGCACGACGGCAGCGGCGCCGCACCGGCGCCGACGAAGGTTCACACCTCAGGCAGCCTCCTTGTCAACGAAAGTGGCGGCGATGGCGAGGCATTCGATATGTTATGCGGCCGATTTGTCGTCGCGCCGCCTCATGACAGGTTGACCCGCAGCTACCTGCCATTGGAACTCGTGGTGCGGACCGAAGATAGCGGCACCGCTACGCAGAGTCTGCCGCAAGCCGAACGCCTGAGCCGACTGGTCGCGTTGATGCGAGCCGAAGCGATGGACAACGAAACGGGCAGCGGCGCCGTGCTGAACGCGCTGTCGTCCGCTCTGTTTGCGTTGACGCTGCGGACGGCGGGTGAGGCCGGTCAGGCCCGCACCGGGATGCTGGCACTAGCCGCCCACCCGAGGCTCGCACCCGCGGCTGCCGCCATGTTCAGTGATCCAGCTCGCGCATGGACGCTTCCTGAACTGGCCGGACTTTGCAGCATGTCGCGCGCCACATTCACACGGCATTTCCAGGCGAGTCTCGGCCGCTCCGCACTGGATCTCCTGACCGATATCCGAATGAGCGCGGCGGCCAATGCTTTGCGAAAATCGACTTCGTCGACCGAGGCGGTTGCCGATCTTGTCGGGTATCAGTCGGTGTCTGCCTTTCGGCGGGTATTTACTCAGCGGATGGGCGTGACGCCCGGCGACTGGCGGCAACTTCACCGCGCGGCCATAGAATGA
- a CDS encoding heme-copper oxidase subunit III family protein, producing the protein MTTPTLPTESAAATPTGAGPDGWRGIVTDWSADREAFKVPWGKAMMWIFLLSDTFIFSSFLIGYMTVRMSTTVPWPDTSKVFALTVGGVDVPLLLIAIMTFILISSSGTMAMAVNFGYRRNAKRAAALLLATALLGATFVSMQAFEWTKLIVHEGIRPWGNPMGAAQFGACFFMITGFHGFHVSCGVIYLLLTARKIVQPGFTEHGNFQIVEIAGLYWHFVDLVWVFIFALFYLW; encoded by the coding sequence ATGACCACGCCCACACTCCCCACCGAATCCGCTGCCGCCACGCCCACGGGTGCCGGGCCGGACGGGTGGCGCGGCATCGTCACCGACTGGTCGGCCGACCGGGAAGCCTTCAAGGTGCCGTGGGGCAAGGCGATGATGTGGATCTTCCTGCTATCGGACACTTTCATCTTCAGCAGCTTCCTGATCGGCTACATGACGGTGCGGATGTCGACCACGGTGCCGTGGCCCGACACTTCCAAGGTGTTCGCGCTCACGGTGGGCGGCGTGGATGTGCCTTTGCTGCTGATCGCCATCATGACGTTCATCCTGATCAGCAGCAGCGGCACCATGGCGATGGCTGTCAACTTTGGCTACCGGCGTAACGCAAAGCGCGCCGCCGCACTGTTGCTGGCGACCGCGCTGCTGGGCGCGACCTTCGTGTCGATGCAGGCCTTCGAATGGACCAAGTTGATCGTCCATGAAGGCATCCGCCCCTGGGGCAACCCGATGGGCGCGGCGCAGTTTGGCGCATGCTTCTTCATGATCACCGGGTTCCACGGCTTTCACGTGAGCTGCGGTGTGATCTACCTGCTGCTGACCGCACGCAAGATCGTGCAGCCGGGCTTCACCGAGCACGGCAACTTCCAGATCGTAGAGATTGCCGGCTTGTACTGGCACTTCGTCGACCTGGTGTGGGTGTTCATTTTTGCGCTGTTCTATTTGTGGTGA
- a CDS encoding cytochrome c oxidase subunit 3 gives MTTLPRSFVPDAPPVSPNASRTGLIVFMAVATTLFSLLLFAYAMRMREPDWQPIPHPALLWWNTGALLLASIAMQRARQITLHRAAWLVSGGVLAAVFVTGQLAAWRMLSAAGQTVTVNPSNSFLYLLTGLHGLHVLGGLAAWAVTIALLQRADPFRAHRAIALCAIYWHFLLAVWLVLLAAMWWITPELVVAICGPLYGAAP, from the coding sequence ATGACCACACTGCCCCGCTCCTTCGTTCCTGACGCGCCACCAGTCTCGCCGAATGCAAGCCGCACCGGCCTGATCGTCTTCATGGCGGTGGCAACGACATTGTTTTCATTGCTGCTGTTCGCCTATGCGATGCGTATGCGCGAGCCCGACTGGCAGCCGATCCCGCATCCAGCGCTGCTGTGGTGGAACACCGGTGCGCTGCTGCTGGCAAGCATTGCCATGCAGCGTGCCCGGCAGATTACCTTGCACCGCGCAGCGTGGCTGGTCTCAGGCGGTGTGCTGGCGGCCGTGTTCGTGACCGGACAACTGGCCGCATGGCGCATGCTGTCGGCGGCCGGGCAGACCGTCACCGTCAATCCTTCCAATAGCTTCCTCTACCTGCTCACCGGCCTGCACGGGTTGCATGTGCTGGGCGGGCTGGCGGCCTGGGCCGTGACGATCGCGCTTCTCCAGCGAGCGGACCCCTTCCGGGCCCACCGCGCCATCGCGCTTTGCGCCATCTACTGGCATTTCCTGCTGGCTGTCTGGCTCGTGCTGCTGGCGGCGATGTGGTGGATCACCCCTGAGCTCGTCGTCGCCATCTGCGGACCACTGTATGGAGCCGCGCCATGA
- a CDS encoding serine hydrolase: MSSDSSKLDLGDLEGYMETLVRDWHVPGVGVSIVRNDEVVITQGYGHRDVVNARPFTSSTLFPIASNTKLFTAVAAGLLVERGLLSFDEPIRNAVPSLRFYDQSLDAAVTLRDMLGHKTGVPRYDMIWYESDYSTKDLFDRIRFMKPIVPLRSRLIYNNMMYEAVGHIIELISGKPWQQFIRDEILVPLGMHRTLFTYGDAKADEQGDYALPFSEGRNSNEFWQPPAPKDDGCSPAGSIVSSLEDIARWSIVLMNDGLIDGKQAIPESVLKATLAPGLPWPTEMSDVFGFKTDLNGIYGMGRMTAAFRGHLLTSHGGTLRAFHSQVSYLPEEKIGVSVFVIGDHCAPLSNAIGFDIYSRALGLKETDWTARLLDFRRKAKATMRKARERAVPRAVPNTQPSHDLADYAGSYEHPAYGTFDISTDGTQLQFGFRQVKLPLNHFHYDRFDTADDETNGAWSVSFLTSMLGDIDRAAIWLDQAEAVFARRPTRPDADVLARLVGTYETPLGRKVGVKLSRDGDISLFHPGEPADVLKPFKGLQFRSSDFPDITFEFALDEDGRAKALRHWNAHVELEWPRIDDSIPADALEDGGLVKS; encoded by the coding sequence ATGTCTAGCGATTCGAGCAAACTGGATTTGGGCGACTTGGAGGGCTATATGGAAACTCTCGTGCGTGACTGGCACGTGCCGGGAGTCGGTGTGAGTATTGTCAGGAACGACGAGGTCGTGATTACGCAGGGGTACGGCCATCGCGACGTTGTGAACGCGCGGCCATTTACTTCCTCGACACTGTTTCCAATCGCGTCGAATACGAAGCTCTTTACCGCTGTCGCCGCCGGATTGCTGGTTGAACGCGGCCTGCTGAGTTTCGATGAACCGATTCGTAATGCAGTGCCCAGTCTGCGGTTTTATGATCAATCACTCGATGCGGCAGTCACATTGCGCGACATGCTTGGGCACAAAACCGGTGTGCCGCGTTATGACATGATCTGGTACGAATCGGACTACTCGACGAAAGATCTTTTTGATCGCATCCGGTTCATGAAGCCGATTGTTCCGCTGCGTTCGCGGCTCATCTACAACAACATGATGTACGAAGCGGTCGGCCATATCATCGAGTTGATCAGCGGTAAACCATGGCAACAATTCATCCGCGACGAGATTCTGGTGCCCCTCGGTATGCACCGAACCTTGTTCACGTATGGCGACGCAAAAGCCGACGAACAGGGAGACTACGCGTTACCTTTCTCCGAGGGACGCAACAGCAATGAATTCTGGCAACCACCTGCGCCGAAAGATGACGGGTGCAGTCCGGCGGGCAGCATCGTCTCCAGCCTGGAGGACATCGCGCGCTGGTCGATCGTGCTGATGAACGACGGACTGATCGACGGCAAGCAAGCCATACCCGAGAGCGTTCTAAAAGCGACGCTCGCTCCCGGGTTGCCGTGGCCGACCGAAATGAGTGACGTGTTCGGCTTCAAAACCGATCTCAACGGCATCTATGGCATGGGACGCATGACGGCCGCGTTTCGGGGTCATCTGTTGACGAGTCACGGCGGCACGTTGCGTGCGTTTCATTCACAGGTGTCGTATCTGCCGGAAGAGAAGATCGGTGTTTCTGTCTTCGTGATAGGCGACCATTGCGCCCCGCTAAGCAACGCAATCGGCTTCGATATCTATAGCCGCGCGCTTGGCCTCAAAGAGACCGACTGGACGGCGCGGCTGCTCGACTTTCGCAGGAAGGCAAAGGCGACCATGCGCAAGGCACGAGAACGTGCCGTGCCACGTGCGGTTCCGAACACGCAGCCCTCGCACGACTTGGCGGATTACGCCGGCTCGTACGAGCACCCGGCGTATGGAACTTTCGATATCAGCACTGACGGCACGCAACTCCAGTTCGGATTCCGTCAGGTCAAGCTGCCCCTTAACCATTTCCATTACGACCGCTTTGACACGGCTGATGACGAGACAAATGGCGCGTGGTCAGTTTCGTTCCTCACGAGCATGCTCGGCGATATAGATCGCGCTGCGATATGGCTTGATCAGGCGGAAGCAGTGTTCGCCCGTCGGCCAACGCGACCCGATGCGGACGTCCTCGCAAGACTCGTCGGCACGTACGAAACGCCTCTTGGCAGGAAGGTGGGTGTCAAGCTGAGTCGAGACGGCGATATCTCGCTGTTCCATCCGGGTGAACCGGCCGATGTCCTGAAACCATTCAAAGGTCTGCAATTTCGCAGCAGCGACTTCCCGGACATCACGTTTGAATTCGCTCTCGATGAGGATGGTCGTGCGAAAGCGCTTCGCCACTGGAACGCCCATGTCGAGCTGGAGTGGCCGCGCATCGACGACTCGATCCCCGCTGACGCGCTCGAAGACGGTGGGCTGGTCAAGAGTTAG
- the ctaD gene encoding cytochrome c oxidase subunit I, producing MPYAHTNHAQQSFWTRYVWSQDHKVIAVQYSLTAIAVGLVGLVLSDLMRLQLGFPGKFSFIDANHYYQFVTMHGMIMVIYLLTALFLGGFGNYLIPLMLGARDMVFPFLNMLSYWVYLLAVLVLVASFFVPGGPTGAGWTLYPPQAILAGTPGVEWGIVLMLVSLAIFIVAATMGGLNYVTTTLQARTRGMTLMRMPLTVWGIFIATILALLAFPALFVSAVMMLLDRTLGTSFFIPAVVSMGQTLKHAGGSPLLFQHLFWFFGHPEVYIVALPAFGIASDLISTHARKSIFGYRMMVWAIIVIGALSFVVWAHHMFIAGMNPYFGFFFATTTLIIAIPTALKVYNWVLTLWRGDIHLTVPMLFAIGFISTFVLGGLTGLYLGNVSVDIPLSNTYFVVAHFHMVMAVSPILVVFGGIYHWYPKVTGRMLNDTLGRAHFWVTFLGTYAIYFPMHYLGILGMPRRYYAYEGYSFIPSSAQTLNTFITVVALIVAVAQLLFLYNLAWSLVRGKRADSNPWRATTLEWQTPQTPPVHGNWGAALPVVYRGAYEYSPPGQEEDFVPQNQPPATAREPAAHPTLQPGEARE from the coding sequence ATGCCCTACGCGCACACCAACCACGCCCAGCAAAGCTTCTGGACCCGCTATGTCTGGAGCCAGGACCACAAGGTCATCGCCGTGCAGTATTCGCTGACGGCCATCGCCGTCGGCCTCGTCGGCCTTGTGCTATCGGACCTGATGCGGTTGCAGCTCGGCTTTCCGGGTAAGTTCAGCTTCATCGACGCCAACCACTACTACCAGTTCGTCACCATGCACGGGATGATCATGGTGATCTACCTGCTGACGGCGCTGTTTCTGGGCGGCTTCGGCAACTACCTGATCCCGCTGATGCTGGGCGCGCGCGATATGGTGTTCCCGTTTCTCAACATGTTGAGCTACTGGGTCTACCTGCTGGCCGTGCTGGTGCTGGTGGCGAGCTTTTTCGTGCCCGGCGGGCCGACCGGCGCGGGCTGGACGCTGTATCCGCCCCAGGCCATCCTGGCGGGCACGCCGGGCGTGGAATGGGGCATCGTGTTGATGCTGGTGTCGCTGGCGATCTTCATTGTCGCGGCAACGATGGGCGGCCTGAATTACGTCACCACCACGCTACAGGCGCGCACGCGCGGCATGACGCTCATGCGCATGCCGCTCACGGTGTGGGGCATCTTCATTGCGACCATCCTGGCACTGTTGGCGTTTCCGGCGCTGTTCGTGTCGGCGGTGATGATGCTGCTCGACAGGACACTCGGCACCAGTTTCTTCATACCGGCCGTGGTGTCGATGGGGCAGACGCTCAAGCATGCTGGCGGGAGCCCGCTGCTGTTTCAACACCTGTTCTGGTTCTTCGGGCATCCGGAGGTCTACATCGTCGCGCTGCCGGCCTTTGGCATTGCGTCGGACCTCATCAGCACGCACGCGCGCAAGAGCATCTTCGGCTACAGGATGATGGTGTGGGCCATCATCGTCATCGGGGCGCTGAGTTTCGTGGTCTGGGCGCATCACATGTTCATCGCCGGCATGAATCCGTACTTCGGCTTCTTCTTTGCGACCACCACGCTCATCATCGCCATCCCGACCGCCCTCAAGGTCTACAACTGGGTGTTGACGCTGTGGCGCGGCGATATCCACCTGACCGTGCCGATGCTGTTTGCCATCGGGTTCATCAGCACCTTCGTCCTGGGTGGGCTGACCGGGCTCTATCTCGGCAACGTGAGCGTGGACATTCCGCTGTCGAACACGTATTTCGTGGTGGCTCACTTCCATATGGTGATGGCCGTGTCGCCGATCCTGGTGGTGTTTGGCGGCATCTACCACTGGTATCCGAAGGTGACGGGCCGCATGCTCAACGACACGCTCGGACGCGCGCACTTCTGGGTCACCTTCCTCGGCACCTATGCGATCTACTTCCCGATGCACTATCTCGGCATCCTGGGCATGCCGCGGCGGTATTACGCGTATGAGGGTTACAGCTTCATTCCATCTTCGGCGCAGACGCTCAACACGTTCATCACCGTCGTTGCGCTGATCGTTGCAGTGGCGCAGTTGCTGTTCCTGTACAACCTGGCGTGGAGCCTGGTGCGCGGCAAGCGTGCCGACAGCAACCCTTGGCGGGCCACCACGCTCGAATGGCAGACGCCGCAAACGCCGCCAGTGCATGGCAACTGGGGCGCCGCGCTGCCCGTCGTTTACCGCGGGGCGTACGAATACAGCCCGCCGGGGCAGGAGGAAGACTTCGTCCCGCAAAACCAGCCGCCTGCGACGGCGCGTGAACCGGCCGCCCACCCGACGCTTCAACCCGGAGAGGCACGCGAATGA
- a CDS encoding LysR substrate-binding domain-containing protein, translated as MPLFERSPKGMQLTRYRIEFERNAVNLRAAYEDTLCKMAELHSAELAKIRIGATPATEPLVNRTFLALLKRRPALRLDLNVQLSDALMQALLQGEIDLAVAPMPVKLPEDLAAVRLLRESIEIVCRSGHPLMALEKPATPEQLSDYTWILPGQSVSARQQIDAHFERHGVDEPIVQVQSNYSSPVGVFSLIANTDMLGICSTQHRPVAEQYRLQAVKASRADWPREIACPVRKIGPLSPLTSTFKEQLLQESARIETKPKRAKFT; from the coding sequence GTGCCGCTGTTCGAGCGCTCCCCAAAGGGCATGCAGTTGACCCGCTACCGGATCGAATTCGAGCGCAATGCTGTAAATCTGCGCGCAGCGTACGAAGACACGCTGTGCAAGATGGCGGAACTGCACTCCGCAGAGCTCGCCAAGATCAGGATTGGCGCGACACCCGCAACCGAGCCGCTAGTCAATCGCACGTTCCTCGCTTTGCTAAAGCGCCGTCCAGCCCTGCGGCTTGATCTGAACGTACAACTGTCGGACGCACTCATGCAGGCGCTGCTGCAAGGGGAGATCGATCTGGCGGTTGCCCCGATGCCTGTGAAACTGCCCGAGGATCTGGCTGCAGTGCGACTTCTGAGAGAATCGATCGAGATCGTATGCCGTAGCGGGCATCCCCTGATGGCTCTTGAAAAACCCGCCACGCCCGAACAGTTGAGTGACTACACCTGGATACTGCCGGGGCAAAGCGTGTCGGCAAGGCAGCAGATTGATGCGCATTTCGAGCGACACGGCGTCGACGAGCCCATCGTTCAGGTCCAGAGCAACTATAGCTCGCCTGTAGGCGTTTTTTCGTTGATCGCGAACACGGACATGTTGGGCATATGCAGTACCCAACACAGGCCCGTTGCAGAGCAGTACAGGTTGCAGGCCGTAAAGGCGAGCCGTGCGGACTGGCCTCGCGAAATCGCCTGCCCTGTACGTAAGATCGGACCGCTTTCGCCTCTGACATCCACTTTCAAAGAGCAACTGCTCCAGGAGTCGGCCCGCATCGAGACGAAACCAAAGCGGGCGAAGTTCACCTGA
- a CDS encoding MFS transporter — translation MAAATIGTALEWFDLVVYGFFAVVIAKVFFPSTHELTSLLVALGTFGGSYLMWPLGALILGSYSDRHGRKKGLSLSIALMALGTLMIAATPTYASIGIVAPIIVVAGRLIHGISAGGEFGASTSFLVEHSPRSRRGFYASFQMAAQGGTAVLASLFGTLLTQFLMPEQLSGWGWRIPFVFGLLIIPIAYFIRRHVDETPVFTHGAHAGSPGR, via the coding sequence GTGGCCGCCGCGACCATCGGGACGGCCCTCGAGTGGTTCGATCTTGTCGTCTACGGCTTTTTTGCCGTAGTAATCGCAAAGGTCTTTTTTCCGTCCACGCATGAACTGACGTCGCTGCTCGTTGCGCTGGGGACGTTCGGCGGATCCTACCTGATGTGGCCGCTCGGCGCGCTCATACTTGGCTCCTATTCGGACCGTCATGGCCGCAAGAAAGGGCTTTCGTTGAGCATCGCGCTGATGGCGCTCGGTACGCTGATGATTGCCGCGACGCCCACCTATGCATCGATCGGGATCGTCGCTCCGATCATCGTCGTGGCGGGGCGCCTGATCCATGGCATTTCTGCCGGCGGCGAATTCGGAGCGTCCACCAGCTTTCTCGTCGAACATTCGCCACGAAGCAGGCGCGGCTTCTATGCAAGCTTCCAGATGGCTGCCCAGGGTGGTACGGCAGTTCTCGCGTCGCTTTTCGGAACACTACTGACCCAGTTTCTCATGCCCGAACAGCTGTCAGGCTGGGGCTGGCGGATTCCGTTCGTCTTTGGCTTGCTGATCATCCCGATCGCGTACTTTATCCGCCGACATGTGGACGAGACACCGGTCTTCACGCATGGGGCGCACGCCGGCAGTCCTGGTCGGTGA
- a CDS encoding SRPBCC domain-containing protein produces the protein MNLAKRVMCGFAGAVFLGFLAILALHHNGSIETETLIDSSPQTVWTVLTATDDYPLWNPQISRLRGQLREGNVIEFVEGTGPDAMVFHPRILAVQAVRELRWKGYVWFPGLFDGEHRFILETVGNKTRFIQAETFTGILAGTLTQSVLRDTVTSMQAMNDALKKRAELASGQPLK, from the coding sequence TTGAATTTAGCAAAGCGCGTTATGTGTGGTTTTGCGGGGGCAGTTTTTCTGGGCTTCCTGGCAATACTGGCGCTGCACCACAACGGCTCGATTGAAACAGAGACCTTGATTGACAGTTCACCTCAGACGGTGTGGACGGTCCTCACCGCGACCGACGACTACCCATTGTGGAATCCGCAGATTTCACGATTACGAGGGCAGCTTCGTGAGGGCAACGTCATCGAGTTTGTGGAGGGGACGGGGCCAGACGCAATGGTGTTTCATCCCAGGATATTGGCGGTGCAGGCTGTTCGGGAATTACGTTGGAAAGGGTACGTTTGGTTTCCCGGTCTTTTTGACGGCGAGCACCGCTTCATTCTCGAAACCGTGGGTAACAAAACGCGTTTTATCCAGGCTGAAACGTTCACCGGCATTCTTGCTGGCACCCTGACTCAGAGTGTCCTAAGGGACACGGTTACTAGCATGCAGGCGATGAATGACGCATTGAAAAAGCGAGCCGAGCTAGCGTCTGGTCAACCGCTGAAATAG
- a CDS encoding DUF2244 domain-containing protein produces the protein MPSREWRIKRNCSLTPRQSLAATVFLMALDLATGVVAAFAFGAWLTLPFSVLCTVAIGIAFIAYSRHATDGEVLTFAPPFVIVEVHERGRRTIHRMNAARLAVSLGDGDGAVYLCDGWQRIPVGRQLPAAARTEFVRQLRRFIVADC, from the coding sequence GTGCCAAGCCGCGAGTGGCGCATCAAGCGCAACTGCTCCCTCACGCCGCGGCAGTCGCTCGCCGCGACCGTCTTCCTCATGGCGCTCGACCTCGCGACCGGCGTGGTGGCGGCATTCGCATTCGGCGCGTGGCTCACGCTGCCCTTCTCGGTGCTTTGCACCGTCGCCATCGGCATCGCCTTTATCGCCTACTCCAGACACGCGACGGACGGCGAGGTGCTGACGTTCGCGCCCCCGTTCGTGATCGTCGAAGTACACGAGCGCGGACGCCGCACGATACATCGGATGAATGCGGCCCGCCTCGCCGTGTCTCTCGGCGACGGCGATGGCGCCGTCTACCTTTGCGACGGCTGGCAGCGTATTCCCGTCGGACGTCAACTGCCCGCCGCCGCCCGCACGGAGTTCGTGCGTCAATTGCGACGCTTTATCGTGGCCGACTGTTGA
- the yfcF gene encoding glutathione transferase, giving the protein MLEGPLRLYADTQFASPYAMSVFVALQEKQLPFELFAVDLGTDANREESYAASSLTQRVPTLTHGDFALSESSAITEYLDDTFAQTRLYPQDRHLRARARQLQAWLRSDLMPIRQERSTEVVFYARQAAPLSAMAELAVQKLYFAADRLLPENASNLFGDWCIADTDLALMLNRLVMNGDDVPAKLSTYAAHQWERASVQQWVMLDRPQL; this is encoded by the coding sequence ATGCTCGAGGGCCCCCTTCGTCTGTATGCCGATACACAGTTCGCAAGCCCGTACGCAATGTCCGTGTTTGTGGCTCTCCAGGAGAAACAATTGCCTTTTGAGCTGTTCGCGGTGGACCTCGGGACTGACGCCAATCGTGAAGAGAGCTACGCCGCCAGCTCATTGACTCAGCGCGTGCCCACATTAACGCATGGCGATTTTGCGCTTTCCGAGTCATCGGCGATTACGGAGTACCTGGACGATACTTTCGCGCAGACGCGCCTTTATCCGCAGGATCGACATCTCAGGGCTAGGGCACGCCAACTCCAGGCGTGGCTCAGAAGCGACCTGATGCCCATTCGTCAAGAGCGCTCGACGGAGGTCGTGTTCTACGCGAGGCAGGCCGCGCCGCTTAGTGCCATGGCGGAGCTCGCAGTGCAGAAACTATACTTTGCGGCGGATCGGCTTCTCCCAGAAAATGCATCGAACCTATTCGGCGATTGGTGCATCGCCGACACCGATCTGGCCTTGATGCTAAATCGCCTCGTCATGAATGGCGATGACGTCCCCGCAAAGTTGTCGACGTACGCAGCGCATCAATGGGAGCGAGCGTCGGTGCAGCAGTGGGTCATGCTGGACCGGCCTCAGCTCTGA
- a CDS encoding LysR family transcriptional regulator, which yields MNLDDLTYFLAIAETGLLHRAALKVGISQPALTKAVRRL from the coding sequence GTGAATCTGGATGATCTGACATATTTTCTGGCGATTGCCGAGACGGGACTGCTGCATCGCGCCGCGCTGAAGGTCGGTATCAGTCAGCCCGCACTCACGAAGGCCGTGCGCCGGCTTTAA
- a CDS encoding c-type cytochrome has product MALAIALSLIIVLAVGFHFASPWWITPIASNWVRMDDMLTITLVITGALFIAINLFIVIALVRYRHRGGHRAAYEPHNKRLEWWLIGLTSVGVAALLAPGLFVYADYVRPPRNVLQMEVLAQQWQWRFRFAGPGGKLGTTDVRYISNDNPFGLNPGDPNGRDNYLIETPEVHLPLNRPIQVLTRSRDVLHDFYVPPFRARMNIVPGMVTTFWFTPTKAGRYDILCAQLCGIGHSNMRGVVVVEDEASFSRWLAQQSTFAQRQQARVQAATAAAGGSTQTLADQGKALAEAKGCFACHTVDGSPRVGPTWKGLYGKTETMADGSTAKVDEAYLRAFIRNPKARVVKGFAPIMPTFDLSEQELTALVTYIESQGGPGAISAAKP; this is encoded by the coding sequence ATGGCGCTTGCGATTGCCCTGAGCCTGATCATCGTATTGGCGGTAGGGTTTCACTTTGCCAGTCCCTGGTGGATCACACCGATCGCGTCGAACTGGGTGCGCATGGACGACATGCTGACGATCACCCTCGTCATTACCGGCGCGCTCTTCATCGCGATCAACCTGTTCATCGTGATCGCACTGGTGCGCTACCGCCACCGCGGGGGTCATCGCGCTGCTTACGAGCCGCACAACAAGCGGCTGGAATGGTGGCTGATCGGCCTGACCTCCGTCGGCGTGGCGGCGTTGCTGGCACCGGGGCTCTTCGTCTACGCGGACTATGTACGGCCGCCGCGCAACGTGCTGCAGATGGAAGTGCTCGCCCAGCAATGGCAATGGCGCTTCCGGTTTGCCGGCCCCGGTGGCAAGCTGGGCACGACGGACGTGCGCTACATCAGCAACGACAACCCCTTCGGCCTGAACCCCGGCGATCCCAACGGCCGTGACAACTACCTGATCGAGACGCCCGAGGTGCACCTGCCGCTCAACCGACCGATCCAGGTCCTGACGCGGTCGCGCGACGTGCTGCACGACTTCTACGTACCGCCCTTCCGTGCGCGTATGAACATAGTGCCCGGCATGGTGACCACCTTCTGGTTCACGCCGACCAAGGCAGGGCGTTACGACATCCTGTGCGCGCAGCTTTGCGGTATCGGGCACTCCAACATGCGCGGCGTGGTGGTGGTGGAAGACGAAGCATCGTTCTCGCGCTGGCTGGCACAGCAGAGCACGTTCGCGCAGCGGCAGCAGGCCAGGGTGCAGGCCGCAACCGCCGCTGCGGGCGGCAGCACCCAGACGCTTGCTGACCAGGGCAAGGCGCTCGCGGAGGCCAAGGGCTGTTTCGCCTGCCATACCGTGGACGGCAGTCCGCGCGTGGGCCCCACCTGGAAGGGCCTGTACGGCAAGACCGAAACGATGGCCGACGGCAGTACCGCGAAGGTGGACGAAGCCTATCTGCGCGCCTTTATCCGCAACCCGAAGGCCCGCGTCGTGAAGGGCTTCGCACCCATCATGCCGACCTTCGACCTGAGCGAGCAGGAGCTGACCGCGCTGGTGACCTACATCGAATCGCAAGGCGGCCCGGGCGCCATCAGCGCAGCCAAACCCTAG